The following coding sequences lie in one Deltaproteobacteria bacterium genomic window:
- the had gene encoding 6-hydroxycyclohex-1-ene-1-carbonyl-CoA dehydrogenase: MGAIPDKIQTWQMVQPTVYNRETKETTPGKLEKKEIPVPELKPGEVLVEVAGCGVCHTDLGYFYDGVPTVSKPPLTLGHEIAGTVVAGDEAWIGKEVIIPAVMPCRQCILCKTGRGNRCLSQKMPGNSLGIYGGFSSHIPVPSIDLCEVKNRGDIPLSHLAVVADAATTPYQAAKRADLQPGDNVVVVGITGGVGQYMGQIAKALGAKTVIGIARNQEKLDRALRFGADFVINSTDKDAKAVSKEFRGICKENGLPNTGWKIFEVTGAKAGQEIALTLLSFTGKLIVVGFSLAKTEYAIGRLMAFDAEIIGTWGCLPEYYPIVLDMVLNGKINIEEFVETRPMSTIAETFAEAHKTPPMKRIVLTPDF; encoded by the coding sequence ATGGGAGCAATACCGGATAAAATCCAGACATGGCAGATGGTACAGCCTACGGTGTACAACAGAGAAACCAAAGAAACCACTCCGGGTAAACTGGAGAAGAAAGAGATCCCGGTCCCCGAACTCAAGCCCGGCGAGGTTCTGGTGGAGGTCGCGGGTTGCGGCGTATGCCATACGGACCTGGGATATTTTTATGATGGGGTTCCCACTGTGAGCAAACCCCCCCTCACCCTGGGCCATGAAATCGCGGGAACCGTGGTTGCCGGGGACGAAGCCTGGATCGGGAAAGAGGTGATCATCCCGGCCGTGATGCCGTGCCGGCAGTGTATCCTTTGTAAGACAGGGCGGGGCAATCGCTGCCTGAGCCAGAAAATGCCCGGTAACAGCCTTGGGATTTACGGGGGCTTTTCAAGCCATATCCCCGTCCCCTCCATTGATCTATGTGAGGTGAAGAACCGGGGAGACATCCCTTTATCACACCTGGCGGTCGTGGCTGATGCGGCCACAACGCCTTACCAGGCGGCCAAGAGGGCGGATCTTCAGCCCGGGGATAATGTGGTCGTCGTCGGGATTACCGGTGGAGTGGGCCAGTACATGGGACAGATCGCCAAGGCACTGGGGGCAAAGACGGTCATCGGGATCGCCCGCAACCAGGAGAAGCTGGACAGGGCCCTCCGGTTCGGCGCAGATTTCGTGATCAACTCTACGGACAAGGATGCAAAGGCGGTTTCAAAGGAATTCAGGGGCATCTGTAAGGAGAACGGCCTGCCCAACACGGGATGGAAGATCTTCGAGGTTACAGGGGCCAAGGCGGGGCAGGAGATTGCCCTGACCCTGCTTAGCTTCACGGGAAAATTGATCGTCGTGGGCTTCAGTCTGGCCAAGACGGAATACGCCATCGGTCGGCTCATGGCCTTTGATGCGGAGATCATCGGGACTTGGGGTTGCCTGCCGGAGTACTACCCGATCGTCCTGGACATGGTCCTGAACGGAAAGATCAATATCGAGGAGTTCGTGGAGACCCGACCCATGAGCACTATTGCGGAGACCTTCGCCGAGGCGCACAAAACGCCTCCTATGAAACGGATCGTCCTGACTCCCGATTTCTAG
- a CDS encoding 3-oxoacyl-ACP reductase FabG, which yields MKLKNKVALVTGSSRGVGRAIAIGYAKEGAKVLVNYTSNETAAMEVVNEIKQIGSDAVAVKADVAVKAEAENLVQAAVEQLGGLDILVNNAGFTRPAMMLKMTEEQWDQVVDIHLKGAFLCSQAAARHMSEKKAGKIINVTSVAGIVGTVGQINYSAAKGGVISMTKSMARELARYNICVNVISLGIVATDMTEKIRTDEKLREIYMNRILLKRFAEAKDIAPAFVFLGSDDADYITGQLLCVDGGYGMI from the coding sequence ATGAAACTTAAAAATAAGGTAGCTTTGGTCACGGGAAGCAGCCGGGGTGTCGGAAGGGCCATCGCCATCGGGTATGCCAAAGAGGGTGCGAAGGTGCTGGTCAATTACACCTCCAATGAAACGGCGGCAATGGAAGTGGTCAACGAAATCAAGCAGATCGGCAGCGATGCTGTGGCCGTCAAGGCCGACGTGGCCGTTAAGGCTGAGGCCGAGAATCTTGTGCAGGCTGCCGTCGAACAATTGGGAGGACTCGACATCCTGGTGAATAACGCAGGATTCACCCGGCCCGCCATGATGCTCAAGATGACGGAAGAGCAATGGGATCAGGTGGTGGATATTCATCTTAAAGGGGCCTTTCTGTGCAGCCAGGCCGCCGCTCGCCACATGTCCGAAAAGAAGGCCGGCAAGATCATCAACGTGACCTCCGTTGCGGGAATCGTCGGAACGGTAGGGCAGATAAATTATAGTGCGGCCAAGGGCGGGGTAATCAGCATGACCAAGTCTATGGCCCGGGAACTGGCGCGATATAACATTTGCGTCAATGTCATTTCATTGGGGATCGTCGCCACGGACATGACAGAGAAAATAAGGACGGATGAAAAGCTCAGGGAAATTTACATGAACAGGATTCTTCTCAAGCGCTTTGCAGAAGCCAAAGACATCGCTCCGGCCTTTGTTTTCCTGGGCTCCGATGACGCCGATTACATAACCGGCCAACTCCTTTGCGTGGACGGCGGCTATGGAATGATCTAA
- a CDS encoding NAD-binding protein — protein sequence MFTDPGHSFLFKAARQVRQFYASLRKQRFFKIFGVTCALILYGALAIFFTERFYETKGAGGLFDALYWAVVTIATVGYGDIVPTTTAGKVFALMIILSGPALLSLVTASIASAFVERKIREGKGLESIKGKDHIVICGWNEHAETVLEGLIFQTGGHPPKIVLINELSRDEVQSIQYRYKEHDLVFLRGNFVKEDVLARADLPRAAAAIVLADTSGGHSLEKADERTIFATMAIKSMASKVRTCAELIHEENREHLLRANVDEVIVRGESAGSLIATAALSPGVVDSVRLLVENRDENRLWRIPLPAKYVGRPASECTGFLRGKYQALLLAVVREKEKIRLEDILTGDSTFVDDFIRRKFEESGKDYFSGKKDFAVQLNPPDDYLFHKNDWLVVVSKKRPRL from the coding sequence TTGTTCACCGATCCCGGACACTCCTTCTTGTTCAAGGCCGCACGGCAGGTCCGTCAATTCTATGCCTCCTTAAGGAAGCAACGTTTTTTCAAGATCTTCGGAGTGACCTGCGCCCTCATCCTTTACGGGGCACTGGCCATCTTTTTTACCGAGCGATTTTACGAAACCAAGGGCGCCGGCGGGCTCTTCGACGCCCTTTACTGGGCCGTCGTGACCATCGCCACCGTCGGCTACGGGGACATCGTCCCAACCACCACTGCAGGGAAGGTGTTCGCCCTTATGATCATCCTGAGCGGACCCGCCCTTCTGTCCCTCGTTACGGCCTCCATCGCTTCAGCGTTTGTAGAAAGGAAGATCAGGGAGGGCAAGGGATTGGAATCCATAAAAGGAAAAGACCATATCGTTATCTGCGGGTGGAATGAACATGCCGAAACTGTCCTGGAAGGATTGATCTTTCAGACCGGAGGGCACCCGCCAAAAATCGTCTTGATCAACGAGCTTTCCCGCGACGAGGTCCAGTCCATTCAATACCGCTATAAAGAACACGACCTGGTCTTTTTGAGGGGCAACTTCGTGAAGGAGGACGTCCTGGCCAGGGCCGACCTCCCGAGGGCTGCAGCAGCGATCGTCCTGGCGGACACCTCGGGGGGGCACTCCCTTGAAAAGGCAGATGAGCGGACTATATTCGCCACCATGGCGATCAAGTCTATGGCCTCCAAGGTAAGAACCTGTGCTGAACTCATCCACGAGGAAAACCGGGAACATCTCTTGCGCGCCAACGTGGATGAGGTGATCGTTCGCGGAGAATCCGCCGGGTCCCTGATCGCAACAGCGGCTTTGTCGCCGGGGGTAGTCGATTCTGTCAGGCTCCTTGTGGAGAACAGGGACGAAAACAGGTTATGGAGAATTCCGCTTCCAGCCAAATACGTAGGCCGTCCAGCGAGTGAATGTACCGGTTTTCTCAGGGGTAAATACCAGGCCCTTCTACTGGCCGTGGTCCGGGAAAAGGAAAAAATCCGGCTGGAGGACATCCTCACAGGGGATTCCACCTTCGTGGACGATTTTATCAGAAGAAAATTCGAGGAGTCGGGGAAGGATTATTTCAGCGGCAAGAAAGACTTTGCCGTTCAACTCAATCCTCCAGACGATTATCTCTTCCACAAAAACGACTGGCTCGTTGTGGTGTCTAAGAAAAGACCTCGCTTATGA
- a CDS encoding cyclic nucleotide-binding domain-containing protein — MNLLAALKASTLFKGLEDREIDEVLKIARETRFPKDSLIMEEGEEGDTLYMVLEGELDVSKSLTMKFGDDDFRTTDKVLTRIRPQDHEVLGEMALICRDKRSASVMARTDCRLIEIRRDDFIRLVEENPRLGVKILLNLSELLIGRLRQSSEDVVKLTTALSIALSK; from the coding sequence ATGAATCTGCTCGCTGCACTGAAGGCTTCCACTCTTTTCAAGGGGCTCGAGGACCGGGAGATCGACGAAGTCCTGAAGATCGCCAGGGAAACCAGGTTTCCCAAGGATTCCTTGATCATGGAGGAAGGAGAAGAAGGCGATACCCTATACATGGTCCTGGAGGGGGAACTGGATGTTTCCAAAAGCCTGACCATGAAATTTGGAGATGACGATTTTCGAACAACCGATAAGGTTCTGACCCGGATTAGGCCGCAAGACCACGAAGTGCTTGGCGAGATGGCCCTGATTTGCCGGGACAAGCGATCGGCCTCGGTCATGGCCAGGACGGACTGCCGGTTGATTGAGATCCGCCGGGATGATTTCATAAGACTTGTGGAAGAGAACCCCCGACTCGGGGTCAAGATTCTGCTGAATTTGTCCGAGCTGCTGATCGGACGGCTCAGGCAATCCAGCGAGGACGTCGTCAAGCTGACCACCGCCC